The following proteins come from a genomic window of Athalia rosae chromosome 1, iyAthRosa1.1, whole genome shotgun sequence:
- the LOC105686090 gene encoding protein neuralized isoform X2, producing MKYRRAGNVRRSSRGVNELIFSLIEECRMSSVGQYVWDMNNIAPRSSSGGTNNLPPLTFHRVHGDNIRLCNGGTIARRHESFCKGVTFSARPVRIGEKVCVKFLEISDNWSGVIRFGFTANDPINLRSGLPKYACPDLTNKPGYWAKALAERFAERDTVLFYYVTSAGDVHFGVNGEEKGVFFSSVETRGPLWAIIDVYGNSTAIEFVDPNRQHFNNVKRGADHSNEDNAQHSRHSAMDDASNAGRDVERIIVPTMQSMSIHHEPDVDLPGLRFQPSGVVFKSLPFHSTRGRNICFSNQQCVATRSDTEFCHGYAFTGRPLLLGERLVVQILATEPMYVGALALGLTSCDPAKLTAEDLPDDSDLLLDRPEYWVVSKDVASSPQPGDEIAFTVTHYGEVQMSKNGGTPSVVMHVDQTLQLWAFVDVYGSTQRVRMLASRPTSPPRQRQGPAPSQHSNHSNAATELSRFSEMVQFKPAVGGGTVLVVNLPPQGGYPAPPPSTPQPVYAATSSSASSSSHRNPPPVHHPPPPPPPTVTVPHPGSSRQSPPLTGTMISTGSSTYVDPVSYQTLDGTLTSQASSHLQQWSEGLQPTPGQPSECSICYERNIDSVLYICGHMCMCYPCAIQQWRGKGGGHCPLCRALIRDVIRIYRS from the exons ATGAAATACAGGAGAGCTGGAAACGTCAGACGATCCTCCAGAGGTGTaaatgaattgattttttcattgatcGAGGAGTGTCGAATGTCCTCCGTGGGCCAATATGTTTGggatatgaataatattg CTCCCAGGTCGTCCAGTGGTGGAACCAATAATCTTCCACCGTTGACCTTTCACCGGGTTCACGGGGACAATATCAGACTCTGTAACGGGGGGACGATCGCGAGGAGACACGAAAGCTTTTGCAAGGGTGTCACTTTCAGCGCCAGACCCGTACGAATCggggaaaag GTGTGCGTGAAGTTTCTCGAGATATCCGACAACTGGAGCGGCGTTATTCGATTCGGATTCACCGCCAATGACCCGATCAACCTTCGCAGCGGTCTTCCGAAATATGCCTGTCCGGATCTCACGAATAAACCCGGCTACTGGGCTAAGGCTCTCGCCGAACGTTTCGCTGAAAGAGACACGGTGCTATTTTACTACGTCACGTCGGCCGGCGATGTGCACTTCGGCGTTaacggagaggaaaaaggCGTGTTCTTCAGCAGCGTTGAGACCCGGGGTCCCCTATGGGCGATAATAGATGTCTACGGAAATAGTACAGCGATAGAATTCGTAGACCCGAATAGACAACATTTCAACAATGTCAAACGTGGCGCGGATCACAGCAACGAGGATAACGCCCAACATTCGAGACACTCGGCGATGGATGACGCGAGTAACGCGGGTCGGGATGTCGAGAGAATTATCGTTCCTACAATGCAGAGTATGTCCATCCATCATGAACCGGACGTCGATCTACCGGGACTGAGGTTTCAACCTTCCGGTGTCGTCTTCAAGTCGCTACCTTTTCACTC AACTCGCGGGCGTAACATATGCTTCAGTAATCAACAGTGCGTCGCCACTCGCAGCGACACGGAGTTCTGTCACGGATACGCCTTCACCGGACGACCCCTTCTCCTGGGAGAAAGATTGGTCGTTCAGATCCTCGCGACTGAACCGATGTACGTCGGTGCCCTTGCCCTAGGTTTGACCTCCTGCGACCCGGCGAAACTCACCGCCGAAGATCTCCCGGACGACAGTGATCTTTTGCTCGACAGACCCGAGTACTGGGTGGTATCGAAAGACGTAGCATCCAGCCCGCAGCCTGGCGACGAAATCGCGTTTACCGTCACCCATTACGGCGAGGTGCAAATGAGCAAAAACGGAGGTACACCAAGCGTCGTGATGCACGTAGATCAGACTCTTCAGCTGTGGGCGTTCGTTGACGTTTACGGATCAACCCAAAGAGTGAGAATGCTCGCCAGCAGACCCACCTCTCCACCGAGGCAGCGGCAGGGTCCGGCACCGAGTCAGCACTCCAATCACAGCAACGCGGCAACGGAGTTATCGAGATTTTCCGAAATGGTTCAGTTCAAACCAGCCGTTGGCGGTGGCACGGTTCTCGTCGTGAATCTACCCCCTCAGGGCGGATATCCTGCACCTCCGCCGTCGACACCGCAACCAGTTTACGCCGCCACGTCGTCTTCGGCATCTTCGTCATCTCACAGAAATCCACCACCGGTTCATCATCCACCGCCTCCTCCGCCGCCGACGGTAACCGTCCCCCATCCCGGATCTTCGCGACAATCTCCACCGCTTACCGGGACCATGATAAGCACGGGATCATCGACGTACGTTGACCCCGTTTCGTATCAGACATTGGACGGAACCCTGACGTCGCAAGCTTCTTCGCACCTGCAACAGTGGAGCGAGGGACTCCAACCAACGCCAGGACAACCAAGCGAGTGCTCGATATGCTACGAGCGTAATATAGACAGTGTTCTTTACATATGCGGTCATATGTGCATGTGCTACCCCTGCGCGATTCAGCAATGGCGGGGCAAGGGAGGCGGACATTGTCCGCTATGCAGAGCCCTGATCAGAGACGTTATTCGCATATATAGATCCTGA
- the LOC105686090 gene encoding protein neuralized isoform X5, with product MKYRRAGNVRRSSRAPRSSSGGTNNLPPLTFHRVHGDNIRLCNGGTIARRHESFCKGVTFSARPVRIGEKVCVKFLEISDNWSGVIRFGFTANDPINLRSGLPKYACPDLTNKPGYWAKALAERFAERDTVLFYYVTSAGDVHFGVNGEEKGVFFSSVETRGPLWAIIDVYGNSTAIEFVDPNRQHFNNVKRGADHSNEDNAQHSRHSAMDDASNAGRDVERIIVPTMQSMSIHHEPDVDLPGLRFQPSGVVFKSLPFHSTRGRNICFSNQQCVATRSDTEFCHGYAFTGRPLLLGERLVVQILATEPMYVGALALGLTSCDPAKLTAEDLPDDSDLLLDRPEYWVVSKDVASSPQPGDEIAFTVTHYGEVQMSKNGGTPSVVMHVDQTLQLWAFVDVYGSTQRVRMLASRPTSPPRQRQGPAPSQHSNHSNAATELSRFSEMVQFKPAVGGGTVLVVNLPPQGGYPAPPPSTPQPVYAATSSSASSSSHRNPPPVHHPPPPPPPTVTVPHPGSSRQSPPLTGTMISTGSSTYVDPVSYQTLDGTLTSQASSHLQQWSEGLQPTPGQPSECSICYERNIDSVLYICGHMCMCYPCAIQQWRGKGGGHCPLCRALIRDVIRIYRS from the exons ATGAAATACAGGAGAGCTGGAAACGTCAGACGATCCTCCAGAG CTCCCAGGTCGTCCAGTGGTGGAACCAATAATCTTCCACCGTTGACCTTTCACCGGGTTCACGGGGACAATATCAGACTCTGTAACGGGGGGACGATCGCGAGGAGACACGAAAGCTTTTGCAAGGGTGTCACTTTCAGCGCCAGACCCGTACGAATCggggaaaag GTGTGCGTGAAGTTTCTCGAGATATCCGACAACTGGAGCGGCGTTATTCGATTCGGATTCACCGCCAATGACCCGATCAACCTTCGCAGCGGTCTTCCGAAATATGCCTGTCCGGATCTCACGAATAAACCCGGCTACTGGGCTAAGGCTCTCGCCGAACGTTTCGCTGAAAGAGACACGGTGCTATTTTACTACGTCACGTCGGCCGGCGATGTGCACTTCGGCGTTaacggagaggaaaaaggCGTGTTCTTCAGCAGCGTTGAGACCCGGGGTCCCCTATGGGCGATAATAGATGTCTACGGAAATAGTACAGCGATAGAATTCGTAGACCCGAATAGACAACATTTCAACAATGTCAAACGTGGCGCGGATCACAGCAACGAGGATAACGCCCAACATTCGAGACACTCGGCGATGGATGACGCGAGTAACGCGGGTCGGGATGTCGAGAGAATTATCGTTCCTACAATGCAGAGTATGTCCATCCATCATGAACCGGACGTCGATCTACCGGGACTGAGGTTTCAACCTTCCGGTGTCGTCTTCAAGTCGCTACCTTTTCACTC AACTCGCGGGCGTAACATATGCTTCAGTAATCAACAGTGCGTCGCCACTCGCAGCGACACGGAGTTCTGTCACGGATACGCCTTCACCGGACGACCCCTTCTCCTGGGAGAAAGATTGGTCGTTCAGATCCTCGCGACTGAACCGATGTACGTCGGTGCCCTTGCCCTAGGTTTGACCTCCTGCGACCCGGCGAAACTCACCGCCGAAGATCTCCCGGACGACAGTGATCTTTTGCTCGACAGACCCGAGTACTGGGTGGTATCGAAAGACGTAGCATCCAGCCCGCAGCCTGGCGACGAAATCGCGTTTACCGTCACCCATTACGGCGAGGTGCAAATGAGCAAAAACGGAGGTACACCAAGCGTCGTGATGCACGTAGATCAGACTCTTCAGCTGTGGGCGTTCGTTGACGTTTACGGATCAACCCAAAGAGTGAGAATGCTCGCCAGCAGACCCACCTCTCCACCGAGGCAGCGGCAGGGTCCGGCACCGAGTCAGCACTCCAATCACAGCAACGCGGCAACGGAGTTATCGAGATTTTCCGAAATGGTTCAGTTCAAACCAGCCGTTGGCGGTGGCACGGTTCTCGTCGTGAATCTACCCCCTCAGGGCGGATATCCTGCACCTCCGCCGTCGACACCGCAACCAGTTTACGCCGCCACGTCGTCTTCGGCATCTTCGTCATCTCACAGAAATCCACCACCGGTTCATCATCCACCGCCTCCTCCGCCGCCGACGGTAACCGTCCCCCATCCCGGATCTTCGCGACAATCTCCACCGCTTACCGGGACCATGATAAGCACGGGATCATCGACGTACGTTGACCCCGTTTCGTATCAGACATTGGACGGAACCCTGACGTCGCAAGCTTCTTCGCACCTGCAACAGTGGAGCGAGGGACTCCAACCAACGCCAGGACAACCAAGCGAGTGCTCGATATGCTACGAGCGTAATATAGACAGTGTTCTTTACATATGCGGTCATATGTGCATGTGCTACCCCTGCGCGATTCAGCAATGGCGGGGCAAGGGAGGCGGACATTGTCCGCTATGCAGAGCCCTGATCAGAGACGTTATTCGCATATATAGATCCTGA
- the LOC105686090 gene encoding protein neuralized isoform X3, translating into MSLSYHRPRRPMTVSRATRVARLRLSTNGQSPRSSSGGTNNLPPLTFHRVHGDNIRLCNGGTIARRHESFCKGVTFSARPVRIGEKVCVKFLEISDNWSGVIRFGFTANDPINLRSGLPKYACPDLTNKPGYWAKALAERFAERDTVLFYYVTSAGDVHFGVNGEEKGVFFSSVETRGPLWAIIDVYGNSTAIEFVDPNRQHFNNVKRGADHSNEDNAQHSRHSAMDDASNAGRDVERIIVPTMQSMSIHHEPDVDLPGLRFQPSGVVFKSLPFHSTRGRNICFSNQQCVATRSDTEFCHGYAFTGRPLLLGERLVVQILATEPMYVGALALGLTSCDPAKLTAEDLPDDSDLLLDRPEYWVVSKDVASSPQPGDEIAFTVTHYGEVQMSKNGGTPSVVMHVDQTLQLWAFVDVYGSTQRVRMLASRPTSPPRQRQGPAPSQHSNHSNAATELSRFSEMVQFKPAVGGGTVLVVNLPPQGGYPAPPPSTPQPVYAATSSSASSSSHRNPPPVHHPPPPPPPTVTVPHPGSSRQSPPLTGTMISTGSSTYVDPVSYQTLDGTLTSQASSHLQQWSEGLQPTPGQPSECSICYERNIDSVLYICGHMCMCYPCAIQQWRGKGGGHCPLCRALIRDVIRIYRS; encoded by the exons CTCCCAGGTCGTCCAGTGGTGGAACCAATAATCTTCCACCGTTGACCTTTCACCGGGTTCACGGGGACAATATCAGACTCTGTAACGGGGGGACGATCGCGAGGAGACACGAAAGCTTTTGCAAGGGTGTCACTTTCAGCGCCAGACCCGTACGAATCggggaaaag GTGTGCGTGAAGTTTCTCGAGATATCCGACAACTGGAGCGGCGTTATTCGATTCGGATTCACCGCCAATGACCCGATCAACCTTCGCAGCGGTCTTCCGAAATATGCCTGTCCGGATCTCACGAATAAACCCGGCTACTGGGCTAAGGCTCTCGCCGAACGTTTCGCTGAAAGAGACACGGTGCTATTTTACTACGTCACGTCGGCCGGCGATGTGCACTTCGGCGTTaacggagaggaaaaaggCGTGTTCTTCAGCAGCGTTGAGACCCGGGGTCCCCTATGGGCGATAATAGATGTCTACGGAAATAGTACAGCGATAGAATTCGTAGACCCGAATAGACAACATTTCAACAATGTCAAACGTGGCGCGGATCACAGCAACGAGGATAACGCCCAACATTCGAGACACTCGGCGATGGATGACGCGAGTAACGCGGGTCGGGATGTCGAGAGAATTATCGTTCCTACAATGCAGAGTATGTCCATCCATCATGAACCGGACGTCGATCTACCGGGACTGAGGTTTCAACCTTCCGGTGTCGTCTTCAAGTCGCTACCTTTTCACTC AACTCGCGGGCGTAACATATGCTTCAGTAATCAACAGTGCGTCGCCACTCGCAGCGACACGGAGTTCTGTCACGGATACGCCTTCACCGGACGACCCCTTCTCCTGGGAGAAAGATTGGTCGTTCAGATCCTCGCGACTGAACCGATGTACGTCGGTGCCCTTGCCCTAGGTTTGACCTCCTGCGACCCGGCGAAACTCACCGCCGAAGATCTCCCGGACGACAGTGATCTTTTGCTCGACAGACCCGAGTACTGGGTGGTATCGAAAGACGTAGCATCCAGCCCGCAGCCTGGCGACGAAATCGCGTTTACCGTCACCCATTACGGCGAGGTGCAAATGAGCAAAAACGGAGGTACACCAAGCGTCGTGATGCACGTAGATCAGACTCTTCAGCTGTGGGCGTTCGTTGACGTTTACGGATCAACCCAAAGAGTGAGAATGCTCGCCAGCAGACCCACCTCTCCACCGAGGCAGCGGCAGGGTCCGGCACCGAGTCAGCACTCCAATCACAGCAACGCGGCAACGGAGTTATCGAGATTTTCCGAAATGGTTCAGTTCAAACCAGCCGTTGGCGGTGGCACGGTTCTCGTCGTGAATCTACCCCCTCAGGGCGGATATCCTGCACCTCCGCCGTCGACACCGCAACCAGTTTACGCCGCCACGTCGTCTTCGGCATCTTCGTCATCTCACAGAAATCCACCACCGGTTCATCATCCACCGCCTCCTCCGCCGCCGACGGTAACCGTCCCCCATCCCGGATCTTCGCGACAATCTCCACCGCTTACCGGGACCATGATAAGCACGGGATCATCGACGTACGTTGACCCCGTTTCGTATCAGACATTGGACGGAACCCTGACGTCGCAAGCTTCTTCGCACCTGCAACAGTGGAGCGAGGGACTCCAACCAACGCCAGGACAACCAAGCGAGTGCTCGATATGCTACGAGCGTAATATAGACAGTGTTCTTTACATATGCGGTCATATGTGCATGTGCTACCCCTGCGCGATTCAGCAATGGCGGGGCAAGGGAGGCGGACATTGTCCGCTATGCAGAGCCCTGATCAGAGACGTTATTCGCATATATAGATCCTGA
- the LOC105686090 gene encoding protein neuralized isoform X4, whose product MLVTMGQSSSNTGHSAPRSSSGGTNNLPPLTFHRVHGDNIRLCNGGTIARRHESFCKGVTFSARPVRIGEKVCVKFLEISDNWSGVIRFGFTANDPINLRSGLPKYACPDLTNKPGYWAKALAERFAERDTVLFYYVTSAGDVHFGVNGEEKGVFFSSVETRGPLWAIIDVYGNSTAIEFVDPNRQHFNNVKRGADHSNEDNAQHSRHSAMDDASNAGRDVERIIVPTMQSMSIHHEPDVDLPGLRFQPSGVVFKSLPFHSTRGRNICFSNQQCVATRSDTEFCHGYAFTGRPLLLGERLVVQILATEPMYVGALALGLTSCDPAKLTAEDLPDDSDLLLDRPEYWVVSKDVASSPQPGDEIAFTVTHYGEVQMSKNGGTPSVVMHVDQTLQLWAFVDVYGSTQRVRMLASRPTSPPRQRQGPAPSQHSNHSNAATELSRFSEMVQFKPAVGGGTVLVVNLPPQGGYPAPPPSTPQPVYAATSSSASSSSHRNPPPVHHPPPPPPPTVTVPHPGSSRQSPPLTGTMISTGSSTYVDPVSYQTLDGTLTSQASSHLQQWSEGLQPTPGQPSECSICYERNIDSVLYICGHMCMCYPCAIQQWRGKGGGHCPLCRALIRDVIRIYRS is encoded by the exons CTCCCAGGTCGTCCAGTGGTGGAACCAATAATCTTCCACCGTTGACCTTTCACCGGGTTCACGGGGACAATATCAGACTCTGTAACGGGGGGACGATCGCGAGGAGACACGAAAGCTTTTGCAAGGGTGTCACTTTCAGCGCCAGACCCGTACGAATCggggaaaag GTGTGCGTGAAGTTTCTCGAGATATCCGACAACTGGAGCGGCGTTATTCGATTCGGATTCACCGCCAATGACCCGATCAACCTTCGCAGCGGTCTTCCGAAATATGCCTGTCCGGATCTCACGAATAAACCCGGCTACTGGGCTAAGGCTCTCGCCGAACGTTTCGCTGAAAGAGACACGGTGCTATTTTACTACGTCACGTCGGCCGGCGATGTGCACTTCGGCGTTaacggagaggaaaaaggCGTGTTCTTCAGCAGCGTTGAGACCCGGGGTCCCCTATGGGCGATAATAGATGTCTACGGAAATAGTACAGCGATAGAATTCGTAGACCCGAATAGACAACATTTCAACAATGTCAAACGTGGCGCGGATCACAGCAACGAGGATAACGCCCAACATTCGAGACACTCGGCGATGGATGACGCGAGTAACGCGGGTCGGGATGTCGAGAGAATTATCGTTCCTACAATGCAGAGTATGTCCATCCATCATGAACCGGACGTCGATCTACCGGGACTGAGGTTTCAACCTTCCGGTGTCGTCTTCAAGTCGCTACCTTTTCACTC AACTCGCGGGCGTAACATATGCTTCAGTAATCAACAGTGCGTCGCCACTCGCAGCGACACGGAGTTCTGTCACGGATACGCCTTCACCGGACGACCCCTTCTCCTGGGAGAAAGATTGGTCGTTCAGATCCTCGCGACTGAACCGATGTACGTCGGTGCCCTTGCCCTAGGTTTGACCTCCTGCGACCCGGCGAAACTCACCGCCGAAGATCTCCCGGACGACAGTGATCTTTTGCTCGACAGACCCGAGTACTGGGTGGTATCGAAAGACGTAGCATCCAGCCCGCAGCCTGGCGACGAAATCGCGTTTACCGTCACCCATTACGGCGAGGTGCAAATGAGCAAAAACGGAGGTACACCAAGCGTCGTGATGCACGTAGATCAGACTCTTCAGCTGTGGGCGTTCGTTGACGTTTACGGATCAACCCAAAGAGTGAGAATGCTCGCCAGCAGACCCACCTCTCCACCGAGGCAGCGGCAGGGTCCGGCACCGAGTCAGCACTCCAATCACAGCAACGCGGCAACGGAGTTATCGAGATTTTCCGAAATGGTTCAGTTCAAACCAGCCGTTGGCGGTGGCACGGTTCTCGTCGTGAATCTACCCCCTCAGGGCGGATATCCTGCACCTCCGCCGTCGACACCGCAACCAGTTTACGCCGCCACGTCGTCTTCGGCATCTTCGTCATCTCACAGAAATCCACCACCGGTTCATCATCCACCGCCTCCTCCGCCGCCGACGGTAACCGTCCCCCATCCCGGATCTTCGCGACAATCTCCACCGCTTACCGGGACCATGATAAGCACGGGATCATCGACGTACGTTGACCCCGTTTCGTATCAGACATTGGACGGAACCCTGACGTCGCAAGCTTCTTCGCACCTGCAACAGTGGAGCGAGGGACTCCAACCAACGCCAGGACAACCAAGCGAGTGCTCGATATGCTACGAGCGTAATATAGACAGTGTTCTTTACATATGCGGTCATATGTGCATGTGCTACCCCTGCGCGATTCAGCAATGGCGGGGCAAGGGAGGCGGACATTGTCCGCTATGCAGAGCCCTGATCAGAGACGTTATTCGCATATATAGATCCTGA